One Hordeum vulgare subsp. vulgare chromosome 4H, MorexV3_pseudomolecules_assembly, whole genome shotgun sequence DNA window includes the following coding sequences:
- the LOC123447754 gene encoding thioredoxin-like protein CITRX, chloroplastic: MASFPLASAGRSLPPQGFHHPAAATTRTVSIPSPPASSKGAAPRSLSARSHRDRRPTVRRNAAEAYVPGSGKYIAPDYLVRKVSARELEELVRGQRRVPLVVDFYATWCGPCVLMAQDVETLAVEYEDTALFVKVDTDEEYEFARDMQVRGLPTLYFFSPDQGKDAIRTEGLIPIEMVRNIIDNEL; encoded by the coding sequence ATGGCCTCCTTCCCGCTGGCATCCGCCGGCCGCTCCCTCCCCCCGCAAGGCTTCCACCACCCGGCAGCCGCGACCACCCGCACCGTCTCCATCCCATCCCCCCCTGCTTCTTCAAAGGGCGCCGCCCCCCGCAGCCTCAGCGCCAGGAGCCACCGCGACCGCAGGCCAACCGTTCGACGGAACGCCGCGGAGGCCTACGTCCCGGGCTCCGGCAAGTACATCGCGCCGGACTACCTCGTGAGGAAGGTGTCGGCCAGGGAGCTGGAGGAGCTCGTCAGGGGGCAGCGGAGGGTGCCGCTCGTCGTGGACTTCTACGCCACCTGGTGCGGGCCGTGCGTGCTCATGGCGCAGGACGTCGAGACGCTCGCGGTCGAGTACGAGGACACCGCGCTGTTCGTCAAGGTGGACACGGACGAGGAGTACGAGTTCGCGAGGGATATGCAGGTCAGGGGGCTGCCCACGCTCTATTTCTTCAGCCCGGACCAGGGCAAGGACGCCATTAGGACCGAGGGGCTAATTCCGATCGAAATGGTCAGGAACATCATCGATAACGAGCTGTGA